The following are encoded in a window of Arachis duranensis cultivar V14167 unplaced genomic scaffold, aradu.V14167.gnm2.J7QH unplaced_Scaffold_165934, whole genome shotgun sequence genomic DNA:
- the LOC107475595 gene encoding subtilisin-like serine-protease S, giving the protein MSRRSSALFYLFLAVLVAEKVSFCFSAKVYVVYMGSNNGENPDDILKQHHQILAEVHSGSIEEAQASHVYSYKHGFKGFAAKLTDEQAYHISKMPEVVSVFPNSKRKLHTTHSWDFMGLLDDQTMETLGYSIRNQENIIIGFIDTGIWPESPSFIDTDMPPVPPGWKGKCQPGEAFNSSTCNRKVIGARYYKSGYEAEEEGSDAKISFRSARDSTGHGSHTASIAAGRYVANMNYMGLAAGGARGGAPMARIAVYKTCWDSGCYDVDLLAAFDDAIRDGVHILSLSLGAESPQGDYFSDAISVGSFHAASRGVLVVASAGNEGHPASATNLAPWILTVAASSTDRDFTSDIIFGNGVRIMGESLSISEMNASTSIISASEAFAGYFTPYQSSYCLESSLNKTKTKGKVLVCRHVESSTESKVAKSKIVKDAGGVGMILIDETDQDVAIPFVIPSAIVGKRIGARILSYLRRTRTPMSRIFKAKTVLGAQPAPRVASFSSKGPNALNPEILKPDVTAPGLNILAAWSPAAGNTFNILSGTSMACPHVTGIATIVKAVHPSWSPSAIKSAIMTTATILDKNHRPISADPQQRRANAFDYGSGFVNPARVLDPGLIYDSEASDFVTFLCSIGYDQHSLHLVTRNNNSTCEHRTVTTASDLNYPSITVPNLKDSASVTRIVTNVGKSRTIYKASVLSPPGVNVTVIPNRLVFSRLGQKIKFRVNFKVNNAPSKGYGFGFLSWRNRRSQVTSPIVVKVAPSNHGLVR; this is encoded by the exons ATGTCTAGAAGAAGCAGTGCGTTGTTTTATCTCTTTCTTGCAGTGCTTGTTGCAGAAAAAGTTAGCTTTTGCTTTTCTGCTAAG GTTTATGTAGTGTACATGGGAAGCAACAATGGTGAAAACCCAGATGATATTCTGAAGCAACACCATCAAATTCTTGCTGAAGTTCATAGTGGAAG CATTGAGGAAGCACAAGCTTCTCATGTTTATAGCTACAAGCATGGTTTTAAAGGATTTGCAGCCAAGCTCACTGATGAACAAGCTTATCATATTTCAA AAATGCCAGAAGTGGTTTCTGTGTTCCCCAATTCCAAGAGAAAGCTGCATACAACTCATTCATGGGACTTCATGGGGCTTCTTGATGACCAAACCATGGAGACTCTTGGCTACTCCATAAGGAACCAAGAAAATATCATAATTGGTTTCATTGATACTG GAATTTGGCCTGAATCCCCAAGCTTCATTGACACTGACATGCCTCCAGTGCCACCTGGATGGAAGGGAAAATGTCAACCAGGAGAAGCATTCAATTCTTCAACTTGCAACAG GAAAGTAATTGGAGCTAGATACTATAAGAGCGGATATGAAGCTGAAGAGGAAGGTTCAGATGCAAAGATCTCATTCAGATCTGCAAGGGATAGCACCGGCCATGGTAGCCATACAGCATCCATAGCTGCAGGGCGCTATGTGGCAAACATGAACTATATGGGGCTGGCAGCTGGAGGAGCCAGGGGAGGTGCACCTATGGCTAGAATTGCTGTGTACAAGACATGTTGGGATTCAG GTTGCTATGATGTGGACTTGCTAGCTGCATTTGATGATGCAATAAGAGATGGGGTTCACATTTTGTCACTATCTCTTGGAGCTGAGTCTCCACAAGGAGACTATTTCAGTGATGCAATATCTGTGGGGTCATTTCATGCTGCCAGCCGTGGTGTTCTTGTTGTGGCATCAGCTGGCAATGAAGGCCACCCTGCCTCTGCCACTAATCTTGCCCCATGGATCCTCACTGTTGCTGCCAGCTCAACAGACAGGGATTTCACTTCCGACATCATTTTTGGAAATGGTGTTAGAATCATG GGTGAAAGTCTTAGTATCTCAGAAATGAATGCTTCCACAAGTATAATATCTGCTTCTGAAGCCTTTGCAGGATACTTTACCCCTTATCAATCCAG TTACTGTTTAGAGAGCTCTCTTAATAAGACCAAGACCAAAGGGAAAGTGCTAGTGTGTAGGCATGTAGAGAGTTCAACAGAATCAAAGGTGGCAAAGAGCAAGATAGTGAAAGATGCCGGAGGAGTTGGAATGATACTCATTGATGAGACAGATCAGGATGTTGCAATTCCATTTGTGATCCCCTCAGCTATTGTTGGAAAGAGAATTGGAGCAAGGATTCTATCTTATCTCAGAAGAACACG TACTCCTATGTCAAGGATTTTCAAAGCAAAGACAGTTCTAGGAGCCCAGCCTGCGCCACGTGTAGCATCATTTTCTTCTAAAGGCCCCAATGCACTCAACCCTGAAATTTTGAAG CCTGATGTGACTGCACCAGGACTGAATATACTTGCAGCATGGTCTCCAGCAGCTGGAAACACCTTCAATATTCTCTCTGGAACTTCCATGGCTTGTCCTCATGTCACAGGAATTGCAACCATAGTCAAAGCTGTACATCCTTCATGGTCTCCATCTGCTATCAAATCTGCTATCATGACCACTG CTACAATTCTGGACAAGAACCATAGACCGATTAGCGCGGATCCACAGCAAAGAAGGGCTAATGCATTTGACTACGGATCAGGTTTTGTGAACCCTGCAAGAGTTCTTGATCCTGGTCTCATCTATGATTCAGAGGCATCAGATTTTGTCACATTCCTATGTTCAATTGGCTATGATCAGCATTCACTCCATCTTGTCACAAGGAACAACAACAGCACATGTGAGCATAGAACAGTCACAACTGCTTCTGATCTTAATTATCCATCAATTACAGTGCCAAATCTCAAAGACAGTGCCTCAGTAACTAGGATTGTTACCAATGTTGGAAAATCAAGAACTATTTACAAAGCTTCAGTGCTTTCTCCACCTGGTGTTAATGTCACTGTTATTCCAAACAGATTAGTATTCTCAAGATTAGGACAGAAAATCAAGTTCAGAGTGAACTTCAAAGTGAATAATGCTCCATCAAAGGGTTATGGATTTGGGTTCTTGTCATGGAGGAATAGAAGATCACAAGTCACAAGTCCCATAGTTGTCAAGGTTGCACCTTCAAATCATGGATTGGTCAGATAG